One region of Candidatus Methanoplasma cognatum genomic DNA includes:
- a CDS encoding TIGR00269 family protein, producing the protein MTSSFDTMRCDQCSREAVTLIRYNGTHLCDEHFRSYVEKRVKKEIRKQISVNSGDTIAVAVSGGKDSMVTLHILDEVFGERKDVSLCAISIDEGIEGYRPPSLDIVRDFCKDRGIPLYVRSFSEMGMEMDRIASVTEDNSPCTYCGVFRRKLMNDQARSAGAKYLATGHNLDDMAQSIMMNFVRGDVERLARLGPHTKIQPGLIPRFHPLRLIPEKESLLYAIVSGIPFWDGECPYYKEALRNQYRDVVDQLEDRSPGSKFSILASYDSLRPMLADHIRPSGLHMCACGEPTLGEMCKACELRSSLEERIKGL; encoded by the coding sequence ATGACTTCGAGTTTTGATACGATGAGATGCGATCAATGTTCCCGCGAAGCCGTCACCCTGATAAGATACAACGGGACCCATCTCTGCGACGAACATTTCAGATCATATGTGGAAAAAAGGGTGAAGAAGGAGATCCGGAAGCAGATCAGCGTCAACTCTGGAGATACTATCGCGGTAGCGGTTTCGGGAGGGAAGGACAGTATGGTGACCCTCCACATTCTCGACGAAGTTTTCGGGGAAAGGAAGGACGTCTCGCTTTGCGCCATATCCATTGATGAGGGGATCGAGGGCTACAGGCCGCCGAGTCTGGATATCGTAAGGGATTTCTGCAAAGACCGCGGGATCCCCCTTTACGTCAGATCCTTCTCCGAGATGGGCATGGAGATGGACAGGATCGCTTCCGTGACGGAAGATAACAGCCCCTGCACCTACTGCGGGGTCTTCAGGAGGAAGCTCATGAACGACCAGGCACGTTCGGCGGGCGCCAAGTACCTTGCCACCGGGCACAATCTTGACGATATGGCTCAATCCATAATGATGAATTTTGTGAGGGGCGATGTGGAACGCCTCGCAAGGCTCGGCCCTCACACAAAGATACAGCCAGGACTCATACCCAGATTCCACCCTCTCAGGCTGATACCGGAGAAGGAGTCACTTCTCTACGCCATCGTTTCCGGGATACCGTTCTGGGACGGGGAGTGCCCGTATTACAAAGAAGCGCTCAGGAACCAGTACAGGGACGTGGTGGATCAGCTGGAGGACAGATCGCCCGGGTCAAAGTTCAGCATCCTTGCCTCGTATGACTCGCTGAGGCCTATGCTCGCTGATCACATCCGGCCGTCAGGTCTGCACATGTGCGCATGCGGCGAACCCACGCTCGGAGAGATGTGCAAAGCATGCGAACTCCGGTCATCGCTTGAGGAAAGGATCAAAGGTCTCTGA
- a CDS encoding radical SAM protein — MEEDLNVRKKAELTLGGGVRLPEGFVFPYRISTSTAGPGAGSASAVFSFGGHRVKKGISYGSGEFELEENDGRLFIRRGGASFLEDVKIEPVVFHCPEQAFFNLDPRCIYNCAFCVSPKLDKGLDKRLSCDDMVKKTKEAACEQKIISIALTSGVVGSVDKTVEKFASCVTKFRKEFPELPIGIEPYVSKKEHVRLLKDAGATEIKLNIQSPNETIFKKVCPDLDRGNIIEMLLYSVDVFGAGKVTSNMIFGMGETDEEIEEMTEFLCSKGIIPTLRALHINPLNRGPLTAAIGAQPPAEAARAIKLAKMQKEKLRAHGLDTRSCRTMCLECTCCDIVPFRDL, encoded by the coding sequence ATGGAAGAAGATCTGAATGTGAGGAAAAAGGCCGAGCTCACACTCGGAGGAGGCGTCAGGCTTCCGGAGGGTTTCGTTTTCCCGTACAGGATATCGACGTCCACAGCCGGACCCGGGGCCGGTTCCGCGTCTGCTGTGTTCTCTTTCGGAGGGCACAGAGTAAAAAAAGGCATATCCTACGGATCGGGAGAGTTCGAACTTGAGGAGAACGACGGCAGGCTTTTCATAAGGAGAGGCGGAGCGTCGTTCCTCGAAGATGTGAAGATAGAGCCTGTCGTGTTCCATTGTCCGGAACAGGCGTTCTTCAATCTCGACCCTAGGTGCATCTACAACTGCGCGTTCTGCGTGTCCCCGAAGCTGGACAAAGGCCTTGACAAAAGACTTTCCTGCGATGACATGGTAAAAAAGACCAAAGAAGCCGCCTGCGAACAGAAGATCATATCGATCGCCCTGACAAGCGGCGTCGTGGGAAGCGTCGATAAGACTGTTGAAAAGTTCGCGTCATGTGTCACGAAATTCAGAAAGGAGTTCCCTGAACTCCCCATCGGCATTGAGCCGTATGTTTCAAAGAAAGAGCATGTCAGATTGTTGAAGGATGCGGGAGCGACCGAGATCAAACTCAATATCCAGTCTCCGAACGAAACGATATTCAAAAAGGTCTGTCCGGACCTCGACCGCGGCAACATCATCGAGATGCTCCTGTATTCGGTCGACGTCTTCGGCGCAGGCAAGGTCACGTCCAACATGATATTCGGCATGGGGGAGACCGACGAGGAGATCGAGGAGATGACGGAGTTCCTTTGTTCAAAAGGTATAATACCTACTCTGAGGGCGCTGCATATCAACCCTTTGAACCGCGGTCCGCTGACGGCTGCGATCGGCGCACAGCCGCCGGCGGAAGCGGCCAGAGCGATCAAACTCGCAAAGATGCAGAAAGAAAAACTCAGGGCGCATGGGCTTGACACAAGAAGCTGCCGCACGATGTGCCTGGAATGCACTTGCTGCGATATCGTGCCTTTCAGAGACCTTTGA
- a CDS encoding 4Fe-4S binding protein, which produces MTMKVHGSFPSAMGYSIEASVSRPVDLKKLKPFARAIAWFVELDEDKNTLAADLVTFSGDGSIVSMAYVEKDAASRIGEALQLIARAEQCTGCGLCAERCQAGALYMKDGKVEIHEDECIFCKDCFGPCPGVIIEPDDSA; this is translated from the coding sequence ATGACGATGAAGGTCCACGGATCGTTCCCAAGCGCGATGGGGTACAGCATTGAGGCTTCCGTTTCAAGACCCGTCGACCTAAAAAAGCTTAAACCATTCGCACGCGCGATAGCATGGTTCGTGGAATTGGATGAGGATAAGAACACGCTTGCGGCGGACCTCGTCACCTTCAGCGGCGACGGTTCCATAGTCTCGATGGCATATGTCGAGAAGGATGCCGCCTCGCGCATCGGCGAGGCTCTCCAGCTTATAGCGCGTGCCGAGCAGTGCACTGGCTGTGGCCTCTGCGCGGAAAGATGCCAGGCAGGCGCACTTTACATGAAAGACGGAAAGGTGGAGATCCACGAAGACGAATGCATATTCTGTAAGGACTGTTTCGGCCCGTGTCCCGGAGTGATTATTGAGCCGGATGACTCGGCCTAA
- a CDS encoding cobyric acid synthase — protein sequence MKAIFLGVSSGAGKTTITALYCRHLRKKGIRVTPFKASNLSLNSLPTKDGGEIGVGQVFQAWVSGAEPSGDMNPILLKPLGKGVIQLVINGKVQENISKDSPMDREAVMGKACEAFDRLSEQFDAVICEGSGSPVELNLIDRDIANIGLMRERRIPAILVGDIERGGVFAALYGTWLLMPEDVRPLLKGFIINRFRGDPSLLGGAIEKIEKLTGMTYIGTIPYAELKFPEEDSLSDASGSIEDPAAAEVFIGNLDSLLETAEKGGLDLKKIDDISSA from the coding sequence GTGAAAGCGATCTTCCTCGGAGTTTCATCCGGTGCGGGTAAGACGACCATCACCGCACTGTACTGCAGGCACCTCCGCAAGAAAGGCATCAGGGTCACACCGTTCAAAGCTTCCAACCTCTCTCTCAACTCGCTTCCAACAAAGGACGGGGGCGAGATAGGAGTGGGGCAGGTGTTCCAGGCGTGGGTGTCCGGAGCGGAACCGTCCGGCGATATGAACCCGATACTGCTCAAACCGCTGGGGAAAGGCGTGATCCAGCTGGTGATAAACGGTAAGGTGCAGGAAAACATCTCCAAGGATAGCCCCATGGATAGGGAAGCCGTCATGGGAAAGGCCTGCGAGGCTTTTGACAGACTCTCAGAACAATTCGACGCAGTCATATGCGAGGGGTCCGGGTCCCCCGTTGAACTGAACCTGATCGACAGGGATATAGCCAACATAGGTCTGATGAGAGAGCGCCGCATACCGGCTATCCTTGTGGGGGATATAGAAAGAGGAGGGGTCTTCGCCGCTTTATATGGAACGTGGCTGCTTATGCCGGAAGATGTCCGTCCCCTGCTGAAAGGGTTCATAATAAACAGGTTCAGAGGGGACCCTTCCTTGCTGGGGGGCGCTATCGAGAAAATAGAGAAACTTACAGGCATGACCTATATCGGAACGATCCCTTACGCAGAACTGAAATTTCCCGAAGAGGATTCTTTGTCAGACGCATCCGGAAGTATAGAGGACCCGGCTGCGGCGGAAGTTTTCATCGGCAATCTGGATTCTCTGCTGGAGACGGCGGAGAAAGGCGGGCTGGATCTGAAAAAGATAGACGATATCTCATCCGCCTGA
- the rmuC gene encoding DNA recombination protein RmuC — MDVLVISMLAVLCILAAANIILSLRKRSGAVMPPGLESRLASMETSFERFDPMIRGEFVRNREENSKAARENREELSSQQEKMKQAIDLQLKEIRAETEKRLEEMRKTVDENLKETVEKRFNDSFKLISERLEQVHKGLGEMKQLASGVDDLKKVLVNVKTKGNLGEVQLGSILEQILSFNQFEPQKAVREGSQERVDYVIKLPDKNSMDKMLLLPIDSKFPTEDYQRLLDAYDSGLSETELKSVSSSFESSVRKCAKDIRDKYINPPTTTDFAIMFVPTEGLYAEIVRRTELFENLQRVYKVTVVGPTNLAAFLSSLQMGFRTLAIERRSNEVWELLGAVKSEFGKYGAVMDSIKRKIDLAAKEIDTVGVRSRAIERKLKSVEELPVGQSTLMINVGTDDEME, encoded by the coding sequence ATGGATGTCCTGGTCATTTCAATGTTGGCTGTGCTGTGTATATTGGCGGCGGCCAACATCATTCTGAGTTTAAGGAAAAGAAGCGGGGCGGTCATGCCGCCCGGGTTGGAAAGCAGGTTGGCCTCGATGGAAACATCGTTCGAAAGATTCGATCCCATGATACGCGGGGAGTTCGTCCGCAACCGTGAGGAGAACAGCAAGGCCGCACGTGAGAACCGCGAAGAACTGAGCAGTCAGCAGGAAAAGATGAAGCAGGCCATCGACCTGCAGCTGAAGGAGATCCGCGCAGAGACCGAGAAAAGGCTTGAGGAAATGCGGAAGACCGTTGACGAAAATCTGAAGGAAACTGTGGAAAAAAGATTTAACGACTCTTTCAAACTGATCAGCGAACGGCTTGAGCAGGTGCATAAAGGACTCGGCGAGATGAAACAACTCGCATCCGGCGTAGATGATCTGAAAAAGGTGCTCGTCAATGTCAAGACCAAAGGTAATCTGGGAGAGGTTCAGCTGGGCTCGATCCTGGAACAAATACTTTCCTTTAACCAATTCGAACCGCAGAAAGCGGTGAGAGAGGGAAGCCAGGAACGCGTGGACTATGTGATAAAACTCCCGGACAAGAACAGCATGGATAAGATGCTGCTGCTTCCGATCGATTCCAAATTCCCCACCGAGGACTACCAGCGGCTGCTTGATGCTTATGATTCCGGCCTCTCCGAAACCGAGTTGAAGAGCGTTTCAAGCAGTTTCGAGTCATCCGTCAGAAAATGTGCGAAGGACATACGCGATAAATACATCAACCCTCCGACGACCACCGATTTCGCCATTATGTTCGTTCCCACGGAAGGATTATACGCGGAGATAGTCCGCAGAACGGAACTGTTCGAGAATCTTCAGAGGGTCTATAAAGTAACGGTAGTGGGGCCGACAAACCTCGCCGCTTTCTTATCGAGCCTGCAGATGGGGTTCAGAACTCTTGCGATCGAGCGCCGCTCCAACGAAGTTTGGGAGTTATTGGGTGCGGTCAAGAGCGAGTTCGGTAAATACGGCGCCGTTATGGACAGCATCAAAAGAAAGATCGACTTAGCCGCGAAAGAGATAGACACTGTGGGAGTGCGTTCAAGAGCTATCGAGCGTAAGCTCAAGTCCGTCGAAGAGCTGCCGGTCGGGCAAAGCACCCTTATGATCAACGTAGGAACGGATGACGAAATGGAATGA
- a CDS encoding AAA family ATPase — protein sequence MMFERSSVVIKDRKKLSFEYVPEKLVHREEQMRRLETLFKPMISDGLSCSAFLTGSVGTGKTATAKRFCEDMRKHCAGSNKLMDHIFINCRMRNSEHGVILQMVRHFDPGFPDRGFSADEMLRSLKKHIESGSRPFLVVLDEADMLLKSNSKDLIYQMSRFTEELQGGSSLSTIMISQEQVSEMLDKASMSSFKRANTVRFERYTKSELKDIVKARADEALLPDVMDDDVIDLLADIGKGYGDARLVIEMLETAATIAEERADGRLTADDIRSANAMIYSNVSEDKLASLDKKRKLALLAIARAIKGDPYISITRAEKTYAVVCEEYGETARKHTQFWTYVQSMEKMNLLDTFVKSEDEGGRVTYISIPDIPPKELAKKLEYMLDSPTSNNDFEF from the coding sequence ATGATGTTCGAAAGATCCTCTGTGGTGATCAAGGACAGGAAGAAGCTGTCATTTGAGTATGTTCCAGAAAAGCTTGTCCACAGAGAGGAGCAGATGCGCCGCTTGGAAACGCTTTTCAAGCCGATGATATCCGACGGTCTGTCTTGTTCGGCATTCCTGACGGGAAGTGTAGGTACGGGAAAGACAGCCACCGCAAAAAGATTCTGCGAAGATATGCGGAAGCATTGCGCAGGCAGCAACAAGCTGATGGATCATATTTTCATCAACTGCAGGATGAGGAACAGCGAGCACGGAGTGATCCTCCAGATGGTCCGTCACTTCGATCCGGGATTCCCTGACAGAGGGTTCTCCGCCGATGAGATGCTGCGGTCCCTCAAAAAACACATAGAATCGGGATCAAGGCCGTTCCTGGTCGTTCTGGACGAGGCGGATATGCTTCTTAAAAGCAACAGCAAGGACCTGATATATCAGATGTCGAGGTTCACCGAGGAGCTGCAAGGGGGCTCATCCCTATCCACCATAATGATCTCGCAGGAGCAGGTATCTGAGATGCTTGACAAGGCGTCAATGTCCAGCTTCAAAAGGGCAAACACCGTAAGGTTCGAAAGATATACAAAGAGTGAACTCAAGGACATAGTGAAGGCAAGGGCGGACGAGGCCCTGCTGCCGGATGTCATGGATGACGACGTCATCGATCTTCTTGCTGACATCGGGAAGGGATACGGCGATGCGCGTTTGGTCATAGAGATGCTTGAGACAGCGGCGACGATCGCGGAGGAAAGAGCGGATGGCAGACTGACCGCGGATGACATAAGGTCAGCGAACGCGATGATCTACAGTAATGTTTCGGAAGATAAGCTGGCCAGCCTTGACAAGAAACGGAAGCTGGCGCTTCTGGCCATAGCCCGCGCCATCAAAGGCGACCCGTACATCAGCATCACACGGGCGGAGAAGACCTATGCGGTCGTCTGCGAGGAATACGGAGAGACCGCCAGGAAGCACACTCAGTTCTGGACATATGTTCAGAGCATGGAAAAGATGAACCTTCTGGACACTTTCGTCAAGAGTGAGGACGAAGGGGGAAGGGTCACGTACATCTCGATACCCGACATCCCGCCTAAAGAACTGGCCAAGAAATTGGAATATATGCTGGACTCCCCCACCTCAAACAATGACTTCGAGTTTTGA
- the cysS gene encoding cysteine--tRNA ligase — MMSLTVYNSLTKKKEEFVPNEHGKVKLYVCGVTVYDDIHMGHARSMTVFDTLVRYLRYIGYEVTHVTNFTDVDDKIINKANEEGIDPLELSARYIDRYFEDADCLGIKRADMYPKASENMDAIIEMIEEIIANGFAYPTLDGSVYFEVRKVKDYGKLSNQKLENMESSGRVVLDEQKKDPMDFAVWKGAKPGECSWDSPWGKGRPGWHIECSAMIRRHLGNKIDIHGGGSDLIFPHHENEIIQTEAVTHDVPAKYWMHNGMLQVKDEKMSKSLKNFFRVRDVTEKFDGNTIRFYFLNTHYGSPLTYGEDMLIEAKTALRRLKNNYAELSDYAESGPDEEDDRCDIIEGTRYRFFEAMNDDLNTGAAIEELFQLAHSTNKMMADRSLSKKTAGKILNMIDEFNTVLGILPGEDDMKVDETADAVMDVLIELRKELRARKQYDLADMIRAKLAEAGITLEDTADGMKWKKI, encoded by the coding sequence ATGATGTCTCTGACAGTCTACAACAGCCTTACCAAAAAGAAGGAGGAATTCGTCCCCAACGAGCACGGAAAGGTCAAGCTCTATGTATGCGGCGTCACGGTCTACGACGACATTCACATGGGTCATGCCAGAAGCATGACGGTGTTTGACACATTGGTGAGATATCTCAGATACATAGGATACGAAGTGACGCATGTCACGAATTTCACCGATGTCGACGATAAGATAATCAACAAGGCCAATGAAGAAGGGATCGATCCGCTCGAACTTTCCGCGAGATACATCGATCGGTACTTCGAGGACGCCGACTGCCTCGGCATAAAGAGGGCCGACATGTACCCAAAAGCAAGCGAGAACATGGACGCCATTATAGAAATGATAGAGGAGATCATCGCCAACGGGTTCGCATATCCCACCCTGGACGGCAGCGTCTATTTTGAAGTGAGGAAGGTAAAGGATTACGGAAAACTCTCCAACCAAAAGCTTGAGAATATGGAATCGTCGGGCAGAGTCGTGCTTGACGAGCAGAAGAAGGACCCGATGGACTTTGCCGTCTGGAAGGGCGCTAAGCCGGGAGAATGCTCATGGGACTCGCCCTGGGGAAAAGGGAGGCCCGGCTGGCACATTGAATGCTCGGCTATGATAAGGCGCCATCTCGGAAACAAGATAGACATCCACGGAGGGGGCAGCGACCTGATCTTCCCCCATCACGAGAACGAGATCATACAGACCGAGGCCGTCACGCATGACGTGCCCGCCAAATATTGGATGCACAACGGCATGCTTCAGGTCAAGGATGAGAAGATGTCCAAATCGCTGAAGAACTTCTTCCGGGTCCGCGACGTGACAGAGAAGTTCGACGGCAACACAATAAGGTTCTATTTCCTCAACACCCACTACGGCAGCCCCCTGACGTACGGAGAGGACATGCTGATCGAAGCGAAGACGGCTCTCAGAAGGCTCAAGAACAATTATGCCGAGCTTTCGGATTACGCTGAAAGCGGCCCGGACGAGGAAGATGACAGGTGCGATATCATAGAAGGCACCAGATACAGGTTCTTTGAAGCGATGAACGACGACCTGAACACAGGCGCCGCAATAGAGGAACTATTCCAGCTGGCACATTCCACGAACAAAATGATGGCGGATCGGTCGCTTTCCAAAAAGACTGCCGGAAAGATACTTAATATGATAGACGAGTTCAACACGGTGCTCGGAATACTTCCGGGAGAGGATGATATGAAGGTTGACGAGACGGCGGATGCCGTGATGGATGTTCTTATAGAGCTCCGCAAAGAGCTCAGGGCAAGGAAGCAATACGACCTTGCGGATATGATAAGGGCCAAGTTGGCGGAAGCGGGGATCACCTTGGAAGACACCGCAGATGGTATGAAATGGAAGAAGATCTGA
- a CDS encoding cobyric acid synthase: MDNITKKVREEIERGWIGSDKDCPYHPCHFTGQDCTFCYCPFYPCLDEDLGQVLRSKRGSDIWNCTYCLFIHRPEVGRYVMSEIKDMEITDPKDPRIKHILARAKERFYKEGRPMMVLGATSDAGKSIITAAICRVLHKKGYLTSPFKSQNMSLNSKVTRRGSEMAMIQTLQSKAAGLKNPDEHMNPILLKPKGDRVSQVVVEGEPYGDYDVKSYYGNFVPGPGKDITKRNIEFLKKRYDFVIMEGAGSPAEINIYDKDIANIGAAKLAGAPCILVINVEWGGSFAYAVGTVRLMPEEDRGMIKGIILNNIRGDASRMAPGARELEKILGIPVIGLVPHIELELPLEDSEALRSMRSKGSGSMVISVIRLPKIANFTDLDPLYMEDTTVKFVTDPEELEGTGAIIIPGTKNTVDDLVWMKEKGFDKAIAERKGKVPILGICGGYQMMGRSLEDPLGVESSLCGTMEGLGLFDNVTRWEEYKKITTQAEGTFLNTGEPVTGYEIHMGVSEVNEEPLFNIERFSGDEKEGSFREEDMLFGTYLHGVLEKPSFRRFFLSYIKGGKEALSASEPKDYDDLIEENIEKLSCAFESNVDIKKLMEILEGEQ; encoded by the coding sequence GTGGACAACATAACTAAGAAGGTGAGGGAAGAGATCGAAAGAGGATGGATCGGCTCGGATAAGGATTGTCCATATCACCCATGCCATTTCACAGGTCAGGACTGTACGTTCTGTTATTGCCCCTTCTACCCCTGTCTTGACGAAGACCTCGGGCAGGTGTTAAGATCGAAAAGAGGCTCCGACATTTGGAACTGCACGTACTGTCTTTTCATCCATCGGCCGGAGGTCGGCAGATACGTCATGTCCGAAATAAAGGATATGGAGATAACTGATCCGAAGGATCCGAGAATCAAACATATATTAGCCAGAGCGAAAGAAAGGTTCTATAAAGAAGGGCGCCCGATGATGGTTCTCGGAGCAACATCCGATGCCGGCAAGTCAATAATCACCGCCGCGATATGCAGGGTGCTTCACAAAAAAGGTTATCTGACCTCCCCATTCAAATCTCAGAACATGAGCCTGAACTCCAAAGTTACCAGAAGAGGGTCAGAGATGGCGATGATCCAGACGCTTCAAAGCAAAGCGGCAGGTCTGAAGAATCCCGATGAGCACATGAACCCGATACTTCTGAAGCCCAAGGGGGACAGGGTGTCTCAGGTAGTGGTGGAAGGTGAGCCGTACGGCGACTACGACGTCAAAAGCTATTACGGAAACTTCGTACCGGGGCCGGGAAAGGATATCACAAAGAGGAACATCGAATTCCTGAAGAAACGTTATGACTTTGTCATAATGGAAGGTGCCGGCTCCCCCGCCGAGATAAACATCTATGATAAGGACATAGCGAACATCGGCGCCGCAAAGCTGGCCGGTGCCCCCTGCATTCTGGTGATCAATGTCGAATGGGGAGGGTCGTTCGCATATGCGGTGGGAACGGTCAGGCTGATGCCAGAAGAAGACAGAGGGATGATAAAAGGCATAATCCTGAACAATATCAGAGGAGATGCGTCCAGAATGGCGCCGGGAGCCAGAGAGCTCGAAAAGATCCTCGGCATCCCCGTAATAGGGCTGGTCCCGCACATAGAGCTTGAACTGCCTCTCGAAGACTCCGAGGCACTTAGAAGTATGAGGAGCAAAGGCAGCGGAAGTATGGTCATTTCTGTCATAAGGCTGCCGAAGATAGCCAACTTCACCGATCTCGACCCGCTTTATATGGAAGACACAACCGTAAAGTTCGTCACCGACCCGGAGGAACTGGAGGGCACCGGGGCGATAATAATACCCGGAACGAAGAACACTGTGGACGATCTCGTCTGGATGAAAGAAAAAGGGTTCGACAAAGCCATAGCCGAACGAAAAGGAAAGGTCCCGATACTGGGAATATGCGGAGGATACCAGATGATGGGGCGCTCTTTGGAGGATCCCCTCGGAGTGGAGAGCTCGCTCTGCGGAACGATGGAAGGGCTGGGATTGTTCGACAATGTTACAAGATGGGAGGAATACAAAAAAATAACCACCCAGGCGGAGGGAACATTCCTCAATACCGGGGAACCGGTCACTGGCTATGAGATACACATGGGCGTCAGCGAAGTGAATGAGGAACCGCTGTTCAACATAGAACGCTTTTCAGGGGACGAGAAGGAAGGTTCCTTCAGAGAGGAGGATATGCTGTTCGGAACATACCTTCACGGAGTTTTAGAAAAGCCCTCTTTCAGAAGGTTCTTCCTTTCTTATATCAAAGGGGGGAAGGAAGCGCTCTCCGCATCAGAACCGAAGGATTATGACGACCTCATCGAGGAGAACATAGAAAAACTCTCATGCGCGTTCGAGAGCAACGTTGATATCAAAAAACTCATGGAAATACTGGAGGGAGAGCAGTGA
- a CDS encoding serine O-acetyltransferase encodes MMKIDPGDLAAVMELDPAIIDEEDAIKFHTGLLAVTMYRKSHKLWVEGNVKKARKINFKAHRITGCDIHPGAAIGKRFFVDHATGVVIGETAIIGDDVTIYQGVTLGGVSFEKGKRHPTVGDRVVIGANATVLGDIVIGNDVRIGAGSVVLKNVPDNSTVIGIPGRVVERDGVKIEKKEVLRHNDIPDCFMDEITKLRSEMDELKAMIEKKGDAQ; translated from the coding sequence ATGATGAAAATAGATCCCGGCGACCTAGCCGCCGTCATGGAGCTGGACCCAGCCATAATTGACGAAGAAGATGCAATAAAATTCCACACGGGGCTCCTCGCCGTCACTATGTACAGGAAAAGCCATAAGCTTTGGGTGGAAGGAAATGTCAAAAAGGCCAGAAAGATCAACTTCAAAGCGCACAGGATCACCGGCTGCGACATACACCCCGGAGCCGCCATCGGAAAGAGGTTCTTCGTCGATCATGCCACAGGAGTGGTCATCGGGGAGACGGCGATCATAGGCGATGATGTCACCATATATCAGGGGGTCACTTTAGGCGGTGTCTCTTTCGAGAAAGGCAAAAGGCATCCGACAGTCGGAGACCGTGTCGTCATCGGAGCAAACGCGACCGTTCTTGGGGACATCGTTATCGGCAACGATGTAAGGATCGGCGCGGGGTCCGTTGTCCTGAAGAATGTTCCCGACAACAGTACGGTGATCGGCATTCCGGGCCGAGTAGTAGAGAGGGACGGCGTCAAAATAGAGAAAAAGGAAGTGCTCAGGCACAATGACATTCCCGATTGCTTCATGGATGAGATAACCAAACTCCGGTCAGAAATGGACGAGCTTAAGGCCATGATCGAAAAGAAAGGCGACGCACAGTGA
- a CDS encoding aminotransferase class I/II-fold pyridoxal phosphate-dependent enzyme, producing the protein MKKMKASNRAMAMDYAIREVTVPAAAAAKRGMKLYSFNIGDPNKWDFETPEYFKSALRSAVDNTDNGYGDSQGNISLREAIVKREFEKHGTKIDSDNVYVTSGVSEGINVLMATILEPGDEVLLPGPGYPSYAQYIGFYGGNTVSYRQIEEEDWKLDVDMIRKKISDRTRAIVVINPNNPTSAVYDEKTIREVGDVAAEYGIPLISDEIYDKLVFEGDYFSASRLPSDVPRIIFNGFSKVNLMPGWREGYCYFMYEGDFMDEIREGMMKQFRTRICANVPCQEAARASLQGPQDYIIEMNRKLKERGDFSHKRLNEIPGITTNKAKGAFYMFPKVDLFDWKTDKDFVINLINEEGVVLVHGSGFSEEFGQGHFRTILLPPMKALEEAYDKLEKFMIRHSR; encoded by the coding sequence ATGAAGAAGATGAAAGCTTCGAACAGGGCAATGGCAATGGACTACGCGATCCGCGAGGTAACAGTCCCGGCCGCAGCCGCCGCCAAGAGAGGCATGAAGCTTTACAGCTTCAACATCGGCGACCCTAACAAATGGGATTTTGAGACGCCTGAATATTTCAAATCCGCGCTGAGGAGCGCAGTCGATAATACCGATAACGGCTATGGTGACTCTCAGGGGAACATATCCCTCAGAGAAGCGATAGTGAAGAGGGAGTTCGAAAAACACGGTACGAAGATAGATTCGGACAACGTCTACGTGACAAGCGGGGTCAGCGAAGGGATCAACGTCCTTATGGCGACCATCCTGGAGCCGGGTGACGAGGTCCTCCTTCCGGGCCCTGGCTATCCCTCATATGCCCAGTATATTGGATTCTACGGCGGCAATACCGTATCATACAGACAAATTGAGGAAGAGGACTGGAAGTTGGATGTGGACATGATCCGCAAGAAGATATCCGACAGGACAAGGGCGATCGTTGTGATAAACCCCAACAACCCCACTTCCGCAGTATATGACGAGAAGACAATCCGAGAAGTGGGAGATGTTGCCGCTGAATACGGGATACCACTGATCTCCGATGAGATATATGATAAACTGGTGTTCGAAGGGGATTACTTCTCGGCATCAAGGCTGCCGTCGGACGTCCCGAGGATAATCTTCAACGGCTTCTCGAAAGTGAACCTGATGCCTGGATGGCGGGAAGGGTACTGCTACTTCATGTACGAGGGCGATTTCATGGATGAGATCAGGGAAGGGATGATGAAGCAATTCCGCACAAGGATCTGTGCAAACGTTCCATGCCAGGAGGCGGCGCGCGCATCCCTTCAGGGGCCTCAGGATTATATCATAGAGATGAACCGGAAGCTGAAGGAAAGAGGGGATTTCTCACACAAAAGACTGAATGAGATCCCAGGGATAACCACTAACAAGGCAAAGGGTGCGTTCTACATGTTCCCGAAGGTAGACCTGTTCGATTGGAAGACGGATAAGGATTTCGTCATCAACCTGATCAATGAGGAGGGCGTGGTATTGGTTCACGGCTCCGGGTTCTCCGAAGAGTTCGGACAAGGTCATTTCAGGACGATACTTCTCCCCCCCATGAAGGCCCTGGAAGAGGCCTATGATAAGCTCGAAAAGTTCATGATAAGACACAGCAGATGA